CCTAACATTCAATTTAACATTCTTTAGTCAATACTTTATTATATTTGTTAAAATTCAAGCAAGACTCACTAAATTATATGATCAACGCCCAATTAACTAAGACTACATAAATTTGACAAATAATAGTGTTTGAAATATTTCTCACTTATTTTTCATTTGTTGCTTGTTTTTGACTAGCAACACCAACGAAAACGATGGTAGAGGGAGTAAAGCAGAGTGAGGACATTTTGTTTGTAATTTAAAATCTTGACTTATTacaatttttaatttgtattcATTGAACTACCATAATTCATTTTTCTAATGAACCATATTAAACAAATCTATTTTTTAATAGATTCATGATAATGCTCCATGACATCATCTAAATACATGTAATGTAACCCACATCAACTAATGGAAAAACATTGTATTTTATTGTACTTCCTCTTTGTCTCCtacttactatttttttaaaaaaattctctaTTAGGTACCTCACATTTAGTAAACAACTAATAAAAACAGTTTTAAATTTATTACATATTCCTTTCACATTTACATTTTTCATTCTTCGAGCATGTTTCATTGTGTATTCATAAGTTGATGATCGCCATTGGAAAGTGTGTGGATCTCGAAGCAGGACCAGGAAGCCCATGATACCGGCAGCCAATTTGACTGGAGGATGGAGGTGGTACTGCAGACCACACGATACGACACCATTAATTAAGAACCAAAAAAATATCTACATTTTGAAAacggaaaataaaaatatctccCCTATCCATTGGAATCTGGATCACGAAAGTTGGGTTGGGTGTGCTGTTTGTGTCGTGTTGTGAATTTTCTGTTATTTTCTTTGAAACTTGCGCGGCACTGTTGAAACTTTCCCTTTTTCTCacccaatccaatccaatcccaTCTCATGTCATGTTAGAGTTTTCATCCCCACGCAACACTCAAATTGTCACCCTCTGCAACTCATGTAGTAACTTGTAACAAATAAACTAGTAGTagtatttattatattatattatacacGCCAAATACCCCACCTCAACTTGCCAATCATACCAACATTCATCTATCtataaaatacaaaattcaGCTCCCACTTTTTCATTCCATCACCAACAAGGAAAATGGCCTCAACTCTTCTTCCCCTCCTCGCTACCTTGTTTCTGGCTTTCTCCGTCTACTATCTCCAGGTTATTTCTTTTCTTCAACATCCATTTTCCCCCTTTTTCTGCTTCTTCCTAGGGTTTGATCATGTCTATTTATGCTTCCTTTCTTTAATCACTACCTCCTTGTTCACAGATCGCTGAAGCAGAACCACAACAGCTTTCTACTCTCAAGCTTAACTCTCGTATTCTTCAGGTAATTAATTCATTTCACTTGTTTCAACCTTAATTGCGGatgcttagttttttttttgaatatttgAAGTTTGAATTTACTGTTCATGCCATGTGATTTGATGAATGGtttttgttagaaatataatcattCATTAATGTATCTTTTACgtaacaacttaagcttttcgGATAATTAATTGGTTATTTGACAGTTTTAACGTTATGATCATGATGCAGGAGTCAATTGCGAAAGAGATTAACGAAAACCCCGGGGCAGGATGGGAGGCTGCTATCAGTCCTCGTTTCTCCAACTACACAGTTAGTCTTCAACTTTACCTGCATAATATAATACCCTCgggtttggatcctctccatccaTGTTTCCTCCATCCTCTCTCCATCCAAATCTGAgccattgattttgaaatttaaaggcttagatcaatttaagaagagagagaaaaaatgaattgtatttaaaggcttggatcaatttaagaagagagagaaaacatgaattaatcctcacctttaaaatttaaaatcgatggctcagattttggatggagaggagatggagaggatccaaatccaatACCCTCTTGATGATTGTTATTTACTCTTTAAATTGGAattttctcattttcacttGAACATGCTTTAGTCACATGATAATATGTTTTTGACTTTGGAAGGCATGTATTTTGTTTGATGCACTGCACAGGTTGCACAATTTAAGCGCCTTCTTGGAGTGAAACCATCGCCTAAGAAGGAGCTCAGAAGTACACCCGTTGTATCTCATCCGAGATCATTGAAGTTGCCGAAGAGTTTCGATGCAAGGACGGCTTGGTCGCAGTGTAGCACTATTGGAAGAATCCTAGGTCAGTTACTAGTTCCTTctcattacttttttttaataattaattagtgTGATTGGAAGGAAGTGCTGacccttttatttttctttgttatTGACAATAACTTGGATTTCTGAATCACTTTTCAAATTAAAGATCAGGTAATTGTCTTGTTTTTCTCATATTGGCTACTTTTCAAACACTTCCATTGTGGTTCTTTGAGCAAAAAGTAATCATCTGatccttgtgttgatgattCAGGGTCACTGTGGTTCTTGTTGGGCATTTGGTGCTGTGGAATCGTTATCAGATCGCTTTTGTATTCATCTTGATGTGGTCAGTAGTACTTCTAATAAAGCAATATTGAACTTTTTCTTAATTAGTGCATCACAGTGAATCTTCACACACTGGAGGGGCTTTACCATTTGAAAAAGGAATTTACATCCTATCTGTTTAATTGCAGAATGTATCTCTTTCTGTTAATGACCTTCTTGCATGCTGTGGCTTTCTCTGTGGGTCTGGCTGTGATGGGGGATATCCTCTATACGCATGGCGATACTTAGCTCACCACGGTGTTGTCACTGAAGAGGTAGCAAATTTTTTCATTTGCCTTTATTACTTAGGGACTAAAATCTAGGCAGTTAGAATCTGTATTCATTCAGATGTTCCCTTCAATTGATGCTAATAAGACTTGTATTCCCCAGTTGATCACTATGTCTCTGTTTTTTCTGGCTTTCTTATAAACagcattttattttttacatgaCAGTGTGACCCATACTTTGATCAAATTGGCTGTTCTCATCCTGGTTGTGAGCCAGCATATCAAACTCCCAAGTGTGTTAGGAAGTGTGTAAAAGGGAACCAGATTTGGAAGAAGTCAAAGCACTTTAGTGTTAATGCATATTCGGTAAAGTCTGATCCCTATGATATCATGGCAGAAGTTTATAAGAATGGGCCTGTTGAAGTCGCATTCACTGTTTATGAGGTAAAAGAAAACTCTTGCCCTTGCTTCTGCAATTAAATTTTGTGCAACTTCAGTGGTCTAAAATTGGAAACTCAAAATAATCCTATTTGAACTTATTAATATATAATCTTATTTTGGAGACAATGATAGTGAATGATTGTGATTTGATGTCATGTGATCTGAACTGCTAAACATATCATAAAATATGAACTTATGGATACGAATTGAGAGGAATGAGAAATCTCTTCCAGTTTAGCAACTTAGTAGGGAAATTGAAAATAATCTCACTTGTTGGAGGCTCAGATGAACAAGACTTTTCATTCTGATCAACTATACACCTATTAAGGATAAAGATATATGTTTGATTCTTTTGGCAAATCATATTGGATTCGAAAACCTAATTATGGATTTACCTTATGTTGGAACACTGACGATGAGTTTAAGTATTTCGTGATTTTTCATGAAGGAGGACTAAAGGTAAAAGTCTATTTTTGAACTTAATACATGACAGGACATTATGGCACCGTGTCTTCCATATGGTTGTTATTGTTGGTCTCTTGTGTGTGCTGTAAAAGGATGATGGGTGCAACTGCAACTCTCTAGAACCATTTTCATGTATTTTTGCAAACCTCTCACTAATTTTCACCTCTTCACAGGATTTTGCCCACTACAAATCGGGAGTTTACAAGCACATCACAGGTTCTCAATTAGGTGGTCATGCAGTAAAGCTGATTGGGTGGGGAACAACTGACGAGGGGGAGGACTATTGGGTATGTTGATATGTTTCTGAGTATTGACACTTTCGTTTTCGTCCCCTAGACAATGCTGCTTTATGAAATTCAGAATGTATACTGATTGAAAATTTTCTGTTTCAGCTTATCGCAAATCAATGGAACAGAAGCTGGGGAGATGTATGTAAACTGAACTATTTTTCAGCTTAAATATCTGTTAATAAAGGTGTGCCTTAGCTAATGATCTAATTTAATCTATATCGCAGGATGGTTACTTCATGATCAGAAGAGGAACAAATGAATGTGGGATTGAAGAGGATGTTACTGCAGGTTTGCCTTCCACCAAAAATATGGGAAGATGGGTGATGGACATGGATGCTGACGCTGATGTTTCATTCTGAATATAAATATAGATTATCTTACCAATTAGATTCTGTATGGTGTGTATTGAAAAAATCTGCACCAATTACTGTCTGTACTCCAAACTATCCAAATTGTGATTATGATGTTGAAAGAAGGTAAGCTTTTGAGGTTTATTGGCTTTAGAGAGAAACTGCCATAATTACTCATGAGCACTTGGAATAATTCATGTCCTCCATTcagctttgatgatgatgatccttAAATGATGAtacttgatttttcttttcgTGTGGTTGAATTGATTTTACGATTCTTTTGTATGAAAACATGAAGCATCAGACTAAtaatatgaaaagaaaagaagaaaaaggtgtTATCAATCCAAAAATATCATTGAAATATCTCACAAACTGGGAATGCCTAGTAATAATAATAGAGAAAAACACATTTGAATGTGACTTTCCAATTAACAATCATCATGATGAACATAGTAATGTTTTCATCAGAACATTTCCTTTAAATTACCTGAAGCTCACTCAACTATGCTCATTTCTCCTCCTTAACTTTGGGGAGCAAGTGACGAAGGGCATTTGTTAGAGCAGTTGTTGAGGTCAAAGATGCTTTCATTATATTGATACACTGCACCAAGACAACAAAGTAAAATTAGCATTGGCTACAAAATCTCATGAAACCATCATGTAAGTTTGAAATTGATCCACTCATCTTTTATatctttttcaaaaataatatgtCAAGAATCATTGCCGAAACAAGAAATTAGGATACAATTTCAACAGTTATAAGGCTACAAGTTAAATTCGCGTACCTCGTTGTAGCCAATGGTGAC
This is a stretch of genomic DNA from Lotus japonicus ecotype B-129 chromosome 1, LjGifu_v1.2. It encodes these proteins:
- the LOC130730973 gene encoding cathepsin B-like protease 2, translated to MASTLLPLLATLFLAFSVYYLQIAEAEPQQLSTLKLNSRILQESIAKEINENPGAGWEAAISPRFSNYTVAQFKRLLGVKPSPKKELRSTPVVSHPRSLKLPKSFDARTAWSQCSTIGRILDQGHCGSCWAFGAVESLSDRFCIHLDVNVSLSVNDLLACCGFLCGSGCDGGYPLYAWRYLAHHGVVTEECDPYFDQIGCSHPGCEPAYQTPKCVRKCVKGNQIWKKSKHFSVNAYSVKSDPYDIMAEVYKNGPVEVAFTVYEDFAHYKSGVYKHITGSQLGGHAVKLIGWGTTDEGEDYWLIANQWNRSWGDDGYFMIRRGTNECGIEEDVTAGLPSTKNMGRWVMDMDADADVSF